From the genome of Bordetella sp. H567, one region includes:
- a CDS encoding CaiB/BaiF CoA transferase family protein, whose protein sequence is MAGALDGVKVLDLSRVFSGPWAAQMLADFGAEVIKVERPGRGDDVRHQGYPMPAADGAPGSETSSFVAMNRGKRSLTIDIAHPRGQALVRRLACKADILIENFKAGDLRRYGLDYASLAQLNPRLVYCSITGFGQDGPYSHLPGYDPIFQSMSGLMSVTGVPDGEPGAGPVKAGYSVSDLTAGFYAVCAILAALRHRDQISGRGQYIDLALLDAQIAAMSHIGMNYLASGQLPARTGSSSQITAPFRAFACQDGHLMVAVGNDTQFQSFCGVIGLPELAGDPRFTTNPRRAAAQAELSALIEPAMLARKVADWNTALQKAKVPCGPIYTMDQVFEDPQVRHRQVLGRMPHPRLGSMPFIRNPIHFSDTPIQPGLPPPLLGEHTAAVLAAELGMSEAEMAQLRAEGIV, encoded by the coding sequence ATGGCAGGCGCGCTCGATGGCGTGAAAGTGCTGGACCTGAGCCGCGTATTCTCGGGCCCCTGGGCGGCCCAGATGCTGGCCGACTTCGGCGCCGAGGTGATCAAGGTGGAGCGTCCCGGCCGCGGCGACGACGTGCGGCACCAGGGTTATCCGATGCCGGCCGCCGATGGCGCGCCCGGCAGCGAAACGTCGTCGTTCGTGGCGATGAATCGCGGCAAGCGCTCGTTGACCATCGATATCGCCCACCCGCGCGGGCAGGCGCTCGTGCGGCGCCTGGCCTGCAAGGCCGACATCCTGATCGAGAACTTCAAGGCCGGGGACCTGCGGCGCTACGGCCTGGACTACGCTTCGCTGGCGCAGCTGAATCCCCGGCTGGTGTATTGCTCGATCACCGGCTTTGGCCAGGACGGTCCGTATAGCCACCTGCCGGGCTACGACCCGATATTCCAGTCGATGAGCGGCCTGATGAGCGTGACGGGCGTGCCCGATGGCGAACCCGGGGCCGGGCCGGTGAAGGCGGGCTATTCGGTATCGGACCTGACCGCCGGCTTCTATGCCGTCTGCGCCATTCTCGCCGCCTTGCGCCATCGCGACCAGATATCGGGCCGTGGCCAGTACATCGACCTGGCGCTGCTGGACGCGCAGATCGCGGCCATGTCGCACATCGGCATGAACTATCTGGCCAGCGGGCAACTGCCCGCGCGCACGGGCTCGTCCTCGCAGATCACCGCGCCTTTTCGGGCCTTTGCGTGCCAGGATGGACACCTGATGGTGGCGGTGGGCAACGACACGCAGTTCCAGAGCTTTTGCGGCGTGATCGGCCTGCCCGAACTGGCCGGCGATCCCCGCTTCACCACCAATCCCAGGCGCGCGGCCGCCCAGGCCGAACTGTCGGCCTTGATCGAACCGGCGATGCTTGCCCGCAAGGTGGCCGATTGGAATACCGCGCTGCAAAAGGCGAAGGTGCCTTGCGGCCCCATCTACACCATGGACCAGGTGTTCGAGGACCCGCAGGTGCGGCATCGCCAGGTACTGGGCCGCATGCCGCACCCGCGCCTGGGCAGCATGCCGTTCATCCGCAATCCCATTCATTTTTCCGATACGCCCATCCAGCCCGGGCTGCCGCCGCCGCTGCTGGGCGAGCACACCGCCGCGGTGCTGGCCGCCGAGCTGGGCATGAGCGAAGCGGAAATGGCGCAATTGCGCGCGGAAGGCATCGTATGA
- a CDS encoding enoyl-CoA hydratase/isomerase family protein: protein MNMPEALTGPYTALDVTLDGGVAVILLANPPVNALSTDMMIELSWVLDRISETPEVRAVVLSGQGRTFCAGADLKNRAATIKGPGDLPQHSRRTRECFHAIRECAKPVVCAINGAALGAGLAIVASCDILVAASTATVGLPEINVGLLGGGRHGMRLFGHSRLRRMMLTGLRVDGNELYRLGIVEAAVAPESLMDEAMALARELASKSPLASVLAKQTLNVIEDMSLRDGYRYEQDMTAAIARTEDAQEARRAFLEKRPPVFKGC, encoded by the coding sequence ATGAACATGCCCGAGGCCCTGACCGGTCCCTATACCGCCCTTGACGTGACGCTGGACGGTGGCGTGGCCGTCATTCTGCTGGCCAACCCGCCGGTGAACGCGTTGTCGACCGACATGATGATCGAGCTGTCCTGGGTGCTGGACCGCATCTCCGAGACGCCGGAGGTGCGCGCGGTGGTGCTGTCCGGACAGGGCAGGACTTTCTGCGCGGGCGCCGACCTGAAGAACCGCGCCGCGACGATCAAGGGCCCGGGCGACCTGCCGCAGCATTCGCGGCGGACCCGGGAGTGCTTCCATGCCATCCGCGAATGCGCCAAGCCGGTGGTGTGCGCCATCAATGGCGCGGCGCTGGGCGCCGGCCTGGCCATCGTGGCGTCGTGCGACATCCTGGTCGCGGCCTCGACCGCCACGGTGGGGTTGCCGGAAATCAACGTGGGCCTGCTGGGCGGCGGCCGGCACGGCATGCGGCTGTTCGGCCATTCCCGCCTGCGCCGCATGATGCTGACCGGGCTGCGCGTCGACGGCAACGAGCTTTATCGGCTGGGCATCGTGGAGGCCGCGGTTGCGCCGGAGTCGCTGATGGACGAAGCGATGGCGCTGGCGCGCGAGTTGGCGTCCAAGAGCCCGCTGGCTTCGGTGCTGGCCAAACAGACGCTCAACGTCATAGAGGACATGAGCCTGCGCGACGGCTATCGCTACGAACAGGACATGACGGCCGCCATCGCAAGGACCGAAGACGCGCAGGAGGCGCGCCGCGCCTTCCTCGAAAAGCGCCCACCGGTGTTCAAGGGCTGCTAG
- a CDS encoding CaiB/BaiF CoA transferase family protein has product MQPLLSNIKVLDLSRVLAGPWASQILADLGADVIKVERPGRGDDTRAWGPPFLKNAAGEDTADGAYFIATNRGKRSITLDLQTRDGQELVKALCRDVDVVLENYKVGTLARLGLDYAALSKINPRLVYCSVTGFGQTGPRAAEPAYDFLIQAMGGLMSVTGERDDKPGGGPQKVGVPIVDLSTGVYAALGIVAALLRRTQTGQGEYVDVAMLDVQVGLLANQAMNFLLGQRVPRRTGTSHPNIQPQRTFSCADGDIVIVVGNDAQFTALCEVIGQPALARDARYATNGRRVKNQESLDPVLDAAFVRQPRAHWLEELRKAGVPAGSINTVPEVFEDPQVVHRAMLRHLPHPVAGSVPQVMNPLRFGNAALRVDRAPPLLGEHTAEVLAELGLSAEQIQALRERNII; this is encoded by the coding sequence TTGCAGCCGCTGTTATCGAACATCAAGGTACTGGACCTGAGCCGCGTGCTGGCCGGGCCGTGGGCGAGCCAGATCCTGGCGGACCTGGGCGCGGACGTGATCAAGGTGGAACGTCCGGGACGCGGCGACGACACGCGCGCGTGGGGCCCGCCCTTCCTGAAGAACGCGGCCGGCGAGGACACGGCCGATGGGGCCTACTTCATCGCCACCAACCGCGGCAAGCGCTCCATCACCCTGGACCTGCAGACGCGCGATGGCCAGGAGCTGGTGAAGGCGCTGTGCCGGGACGTCGACGTGGTGCTGGAGAATTACAAGGTCGGAACGCTGGCGCGGCTGGGGCTGGACTACGCGGCGCTGTCGAAGATAAATCCGCGGCTGGTGTATTGCTCCGTGACCGGCTTCGGGCAGACCGGCCCGCGCGCGGCGGAGCCCGCCTATGACTTCCTGATCCAGGCCATGGGCGGCCTGATGAGTGTCACCGGCGAGCGCGACGACAAGCCCGGCGGGGGGCCGCAGAAAGTGGGCGTGCCCATCGTCGACCTGAGCACCGGCGTCTACGCGGCGCTGGGCATCGTGGCGGCGCTGCTGCGCCGCACCCAGACAGGGCAGGGCGAATACGTGGATGTCGCCATGCTGGACGTGCAGGTGGGCCTGTTGGCCAACCAGGCCATGAATTTCCTGCTGGGCCAGCGCGTGCCGCGCCGCACCGGCACGTCGCATCCCAACATCCAGCCGCAGCGCACCTTCAGCTGCGCCGACGGCGACATCGTCATCGTGGTGGGCAATGACGCGCAGTTCACCGCGCTATGCGAAGTGATCGGCCAGCCGGCCCTGGCCCGCGATGCGCGCTACGCCACCAACGGCCGGCGCGTGAAGAACCAGGAAAGCCTGGACCCGGTACTGGACGCCGCTTTCGTGCGCCAGCCGCGCGCGCACTGGCTGGAGGAACTGCGAAAGGCCGGCGTGCCGGCGGGTTCCATCAACACCGTGCCGGAGGTGTTCGAGGACCCGCAAGTCGTGCACCGCGCCATGCTGCGCCATCTGCCGCATCCGGTGGCGGGCTCCGTGCCGCAGGTCATGAACCCGCTGCGCTTCGGCAATGCCGCGCTGCGTGTGGACCGCGCGCCGCCGCTGCTGGGCGAGCACACGGCCGAGGTGCTGGCCGAACTGGGCTTGAGCGCCGAGCAGATCCAGGCGCTTCGCGAACGCAACATCATCTGA
- a CDS encoding acyl-CoA dehydrogenase produces the protein MQNEAALDASDLTRVFQDSARAFLERESPLARLRLWRDQVPGYDRAMWAKIADAGWTGLLVPEEYGGLGLGLRECMAIGQEIGRHPLPEPVLAVAVQAVAALNALRPAPARDTLLRRITQGGAIVGLAWQEQAGTMEYEPPTLAVCTRDGKRVAHGRKRWVHPGAADGWLVVCLEDGQDALYWVAAGTAGLRAETQARVDGSLCAELAFDGALLQGQDCLARGPAVERAVRAADLAARAVQSAELAGIARQAYTLTLDYLKTRVQFGRPIGANQALQHRMVDAYMRIRLAEAVLTDPAGDAPPESARFRAWVSRLKSRCAQAALHMTRQAIQLHGAIGYTDECDVGLYLKRALHLCGWLGGERQNRRLAARDLDEEASAIAAAPALAPEPAQADANIDWNAMPEDEFRMRVRAFVRQYYPAALCHPPRRLHWADIREWYLALSRKGWLAPAWPRAYGGMALEPGRIIAMMEEMEAHGVARMPDQGIINIGPILIRYGSEAQRQEYLPRILSGEHIWCQGYSEPDAGSDLASLRTEAIVDGDDFVVTGQKIWTTLAQDATHIFMLVRTDKTAKKQAGISFLLSPLDIPGITVRPIRNIGGEEEFCVVFFDQVRVPRANLVGQPNQGWTIAKALLEYERIFVGSPGQARYALNQLRRTGQMHGLFASETFADRYAASLLDVADLQSLYAGFADIVKRGEKLPASVSLLKIWATEVYTRIAMEIVEWSFERGADAQPFMAGDTRITPAGRLYNAAVTTIYGGTNEIQRNILAKQVLELPM, from the coding sequence ATGCAGAATGAAGCCGCCCTCGATGCTTCGGACCTGACGCGCGTGTTCCAGGACAGCGCGCGGGCTTTCCTGGAACGGGAATCACCCCTGGCGCGCCTGCGCCTGTGGCGCGACCAGGTGCCGGGCTACGACCGCGCGATGTGGGCGAAGATCGCCGATGCCGGCTGGACGGGCCTGCTGGTGCCGGAGGAATACGGCGGCCTCGGGCTGGGCCTGCGCGAATGCATGGCGATCGGCCAGGAGATCGGCCGCCATCCCCTGCCGGAACCCGTGCTGGCGGTCGCGGTCCAGGCCGTCGCCGCGCTGAATGCGCTGCGCCCCGCGCCGGCGCGCGACACCTTGCTGCGGCGCATCACCCAAGGCGGCGCCATCGTCGGCCTGGCGTGGCAGGAGCAGGCGGGAACAATGGAATACGAGCCCCCGACGCTGGCGGTCTGCACGCGCGACGGCAAGCGGGTGGCGCACGGCCGCAAGCGGTGGGTTCATCCCGGCGCGGCCGATGGCTGGCTGGTCGTGTGCCTTGAAGACGGCCAGGACGCCTTGTACTGGGTCGCCGCCGGCACGGCGGGATTGCGGGCAGAGACGCAGGCGCGCGTCGACGGCTCGCTGTGCGCCGAACTGGCTTTCGATGGCGCGTTGCTGCAGGGCCAGGATTGCCTGGCGCGGGGGCCGGCGGTGGAGCGCGCCGTCAGGGCTGCGGACCTTGCCGCGCGCGCGGTGCAATCAGCCGAACTGGCGGGCATCGCCCGGCAGGCCTACACCCTGACGCTGGATTACCTGAAGACGCGCGTCCAGTTCGGCCGGCCCATCGGCGCGAACCAGGCGCTGCAGCATCGCATGGTGGACGCCTATATGCGGATCCGATTGGCCGAAGCGGTGCTGACCGATCCGGCCGGTGACGCGCCGCCGGAGTCGGCACGTTTCCGCGCCTGGGTCTCCCGGCTGAAAAGCCGTTGTGCGCAGGCCGCGCTCCACATGACGCGGCAGGCGATCCAGCTGCATGGCGCCATCGGCTATACCGACGAGTGCGACGTCGGCCTGTACCTGAAGCGCGCGCTGCACCTGTGCGGCTGGCTGGGCGGCGAGCGGCAGAACCGCCGGCTGGCGGCCCGCGACCTGGACGAGGAAGCGAGCGCCATTGCCGCCGCGCCCGCGCTGGCGCCCGAACCCGCGCAGGCCGATGCGAACATCGATTGGAACGCGATGCCGGAAGACGAATTCCGCATGCGCGTGCGGGCCTTCGTGCGGCAATACTATCCGGCGGCATTGTGCCATCCGCCCCGGCGCCTGCACTGGGCCGATATCCGGGAGTGGTATCTGGCGCTGTCGCGCAAGGGCTGGCTGGCGCCGGCATGGCCCAGGGCGTACGGCGGCATGGCCCTGGAGCCCGGGCGCATCATCGCGATGATGGAAGAGATGGAAGCCCATGGCGTCGCGCGCATGCCGGACCAGGGCATCATCAATATCGGCCCCATTCTTATCCGCTACGGAAGCGAAGCACAGCGCCAGGAATATCTGCCCCGGATACTTTCCGGCGAACACATCTGGTGCCAGGGCTATTCGGAGCCCGATGCGGGCTCCGATCTGGCCTCCCTGCGCACGGAGGCCATCGTCGACGGCGACGATTTCGTGGTGACGGGCCAGAAGATCTGGACCACGCTGGCGCAGGACGCCACCCATATCTTCATGCTGGTGCGCACGGACAAGACCGCGAAGAAACAGGCCGGCATCAGCTTCCTGCTGTCGCCACTCGATATCCCGGGCATCACGGTCAGGCCGATCCGCAACATCGGCGGCGAAGAGGAATTCTGTGTAGTGTTTTTCGACCAGGTGCGCGTGCCGCGCGCCAACCTGGTGGGCCAACCGAACCAGGGCTGGACCATCGCCAAGGCGCTATTGGAATACGAGCGCATCTTCGTGGGCAGTCCCGGCCAGGCGCGCTATGCGCTGAACCAGCTGCGCAGGACCGGCCAGATGCATGGCCTGTTCGCCAGCGAAACCTTCGCCGACCGGTACGCGGCCAGCTTGCTGGACGTGGCCGATCTGCAATCGCTGTACGCGGGCTTCGCCGACATCGTCAAGCGCGGCGAAAAATTGCCTGCCAGCGTATCGCTGCTGAAGATTTGGGCGACCGAAGTCTATACACGCATCGCGATGGAAATCGTGGAATGGTCATTCGAGCGCGGCGCGGATGCCCAGCCCTTCATGGCCGGGGACACGCGGATCACCCCGGCGGGCCGGCTGTACAACGCCGCGGTCACCACGATCTACGGCGGCACCAACGAAATCCAACGGAACATTCTGGCCAAACAGGTCCTGGAGCTTCCCATGTGA
- a CDS encoding Bug family tripartite tricarboxylate transporter substrate binding protein encodes MTMQKFLRAAALWALCAVAGTAIGATNFPSHPLRMIVPFAPGGGADLTARMIAEPLGKLLGQPVVVENKPSAGGTLGATQVARATSDGYTLLYTTPGPQITNPYLMKSLPYDPRKDLVPVSELAVVPSVLVAAKRLNVSTVRELVQYAAAHPHEVRFASAGIGASSHLSGELFKAMANVQIDHVPYAGTGAALRDVLGGTVEIAIDSVAVYLPYIQSGAVKALGVTTPTELPMLPGVPPIGKDLAGFDASPVNYLSAPAGTPPEVIAKLNAAVVEVLKSADLRKRMMDIGLLPESSTPQAMAALIDAESSKWKKVIEMSGARLD; translated from the coding sequence ATGACCATGCAGAAATTCCTGCGGGCCGCGGCCCTGTGGGCGCTGTGCGCCGTGGCGGGAACCGCCATCGGGGCGACGAACTTCCCCAGCCATCCGCTGCGCATGATCGTACCGTTCGCCCCCGGCGGCGGGGCCGACCTTACCGCCCGCATGATCGCGGAGCCCTTGGGCAAGCTGCTGGGCCAGCCCGTCGTCGTGGAGAACAAGCCTAGCGCCGGCGGCACCCTGGGCGCGACACAGGTGGCGCGCGCCACGTCCGACGGCTACACCCTGCTCTACACCACCCCGGGGCCGCAGATCACCAACCCCTATCTGATGAAGAGCCTGCCCTATGACCCGCGCAAGGACCTGGTCCCCGTGTCCGAGCTGGCCGTCGTGCCCAGCGTGCTGGTGGCGGCCAAGCGCCTGAACGTGTCCACCGTGCGCGAACTGGTCCAGTACGCCGCCGCCCATCCGCATGAGGTGCGCTTCGCCAGCGCCGGCATCGGCGCCAGCAGCCACCTCTCTGGAGAGCTGTTCAAGGCGATGGCCAATGTGCAGATCGACCACGTGCCGTACGCGGGTACCGGCGCCGCCCTGCGCGACGTGCTGGGCGGGACGGTGGAAATCGCCATCGACAGCGTCGCGGTGTATCTGCCCTATATCCAGTCCGGCGCGGTCAAGGCCCTGGGCGTCACCACACCCACGGAGCTGCCCATGCTGCCCGGCGTCCCGCCCATCGGCAAGGATCTGGCCGGATTCGATGCATCGCCCGTCAACTACCTGTCCGCGCCCGCCGGCACGCCGCCGGAGGTCATCGCGAAACTCAACGCCGCCGTGGTCGAAGTGTTGAAATCTGCCGACCTGCGCAAGCGCATGATGGACATCGGGCTGCTGCCGGAAAGCAGTACGCCGCAGGCCATGGCGGCGCTGATCGATGCCGAATCGTCCAAATGGAAGAAGGTAATAGAAATGTCGGGCGCGCGCCTGGACTGA
- a CDS encoding Bug family tripartite tricarboxylate transporter substrate binding protein, whose protein sequence is MSTPIHRHLLAALTAVSLSLVAATGQAAGYPDKPVRLIVTYPPGGGADIVARLVAAKMTTSLGQQFIVENRPGANGQIGANTLARSAPDGYTVMLDATGFSINPTLYPSLPYNAAKDFTPVSVLVKFPNILVKNPKFPVGDVKSLIDLVHKEPGKVSYASSGTGSVQHLAGALFASKIQGQLVHIPYKGGGPALTDVAGGQVPIMFANGASALPFIQSGKVTPLAITGAARSAGLPDVPTMAEAGTPMQAYEWNALFVPAGTPQAVVDKLAAAAHAAVNDPTVHKQLIDMGGEPMGASPVESTQFIADQTRTWKSVIAENQIKAN, encoded by the coding sequence ATGTCCACCCCGATTCATCGTCACTTGCTTGCTGCCCTGACCGCCGTTTCATTGTCATTGGTCGCCGCGACGGGCCAGGCAGCCGGTTATCCGGACAAGCCTGTTCGCCTGATCGTCACCTATCCGCCCGGAGGCGGCGCGGACATCGTCGCGCGCCTGGTCGCCGCGAAGATGACGACGTCGCTCGGCCAGCAGTTCATCGTGGAAAATCGCCCCGGCGCGAACGGGCAGATCGGCGCCAACACGCTGGCGCGCAGCGCGCCGGACGGCTACACCGTCATGCTGGACGCCACGGGCTTTTCCATCAATCCCACGCTGTATCCCTCGCTGCCTTACAACGCCGCGAAGGACTTCACCCCGGTTTCGGTACTGGTGAAGTTTCCCAACATCCTGGTCAAGAATCCCAAGTTCCCTGTCGGCGACGTGAAGTCGCTGATCGACCTGGTGCACAAGGAGCCCGGCAAGGTCTCCTACGCCTCGTCAGGGACCGGATCCGTCCAGCACCTTGCGGGCGCGCTGTTCGCCAGCAAGATCCAGGGACAGCTGGTGCATATCCCCTACAAGGGAGGCGGCCCGGCCTTGACGGACGTCGCCGGCGGCCAGGTTCCGATCATGTTCGCCAATGGTGCCTCGGCGCTGCCCTTCATCCAGAGCGGCAAGGTGACGCCGCTGGCCATCACCGGCGCCGCTCGCAGCGCCGGCTTGCCGGACGTGCCCACGATGGCGGAGGCGGGAACGCCCATGCAGGCGTATGAGTGGAACGCGCTGTTCGTGCCGGCGGGTACACCGCAAGCCGTAGTGGATAAGCTCGCCGCCGCCGCGCATGCCGCGGTCAACGACCCCACGGTGCACAAGCAGCTGATCGATATGGGCGGGGAGCCCATGGGCGCTTCACCTGTCGAGTCCACGCAGTTCATCGCGGATCAGACAAGAACGTGGAAGAGCGTCATCGCCGAGAACCAGATCAAGGCCAATTGA
- a CDS encoding enoyl-CoA hydratase/isomerase family protein has protein sequence MDDEKKSLPPSLNVQGYLARIRLQRPAHANRLEPEDLQTLLDFCARLSRDTTVRAVVLEAEGRHFCAGYDIRRILSIAENTPVGPLDNPFEAVVEAVERLPQPTIARLHGGVYGGATDLALACDLRIGTSATEMFMPAAQLGLLYYPSGIRRFTQRLGVRHAKELFLLGEKLDAAAMLRMGFLNELVAEEELDRRIARLTDRLCEQAPLAIRGAKQAIDALARGDFDVDAFKEREAETLRSADLKEGVAAWAEKRAPKFQGR, from the coding sequence ATGGACGACGAAAAAAAGTCACTACCCCCGTCCTTGAACGTGCAAGGATACTTGGCGCGCATCAGGCTGCAGCGCCCCGCCCATGCCAACCGCCTGGAGCCGGAGGACCTGCAGACCTTGCTGGATTTCTGCGCCCGCCTGTCCCGGGACACGACGGTGCGCGCGGTGGTCCTGGAGGCGGAAGGGCGGCATTTCTGCGCCGGCTATGACATCCGCCGCATCCTTTCCATCGCCGAAAACACACCGGTGGGACCGTTGGACAACCCGTTCGAGGCGGTGGTGGAAGCGGTGGAGCGCCTGCCGCAGCCCACCATCGCCCGCCTGCATGGCGGTGTCTATGGCGGCGCGACCGACCTGGCCCTGGCCTGCGACCTGCGCATCGGCACGTCCGCCACGGAAATGTTCATGCCCGCCGCGCAGTTGGGACTTCTGTACTACCCGTCGGGCATACGGCGCTTCACCCAGCGCCTGGGCGTGCGCCACGCCAAGGAGTTGTTCCTGCTCGGGGAAAAGCTGGATGCGGCCGCCATGCTGCGCATGGGCTTCCTCAATGAACTGGTCGCCGAAGAAGAACTGGACCGCCGCATCGCGCGGCTGACCGACCGTTTGTGCGAACAGGCGCCCTTGGCGATACGCGGCGCCAAACAAGCCATAGATGCCCTGGCGCGAGGCGATTTCGATGTCGACGCTTTCAAGGAGCGGGAAGCCGAGACCCTGCGCTCGGCCGACCTGAAGGAAGGCGTGGCCGCTTGGGCGGAAAAACGCGCGCCGAAATTCCAGGGGCGCTGA
- a CDS encoding GntR family transcriptional regulator translates to MKEKTKTNFALVIRAKIEEDMLAGTYAPGEALDELVLAERYGVSRTPIREAIQLLEVQGLAYRVPRGGAFVAKLSSKDLLALLELLAYQEGLCAMLAARRMAPEALPLLREIVDRCDVAATQGDVEAYARENMAFHELLYASCRNEFLTREVTILRKRSQLYRRNNFHQSGRMTESAADHRRILEAIEKQDEMAAFRAAVDHIAVAGRSFAEFLMTLPDEFIADTNRAASLPSEET, encoded by the coding sequence ATGAAAGAGAAGACGAAAACCAACTTCGCGCTGGTCATCCGCGCCAAGATCGAGGAAGACATGCTTGCCGGCACCTATGCGCCCGGCGAAGCGCTGGACGAACTCGTCCTCGCGGAGCGCTACGGCGTGTCCCGCACGCCCATCCGGGAGGCCATCCAGCTGCTGGAGGTCCAGGGCCTGGCCTATCGGGTTCCCCGCGGCGGGGCCTTCGTCGCCAAGCTGTCGAGCAAGGACCTGCTTGCGCTGCTGGAACTGCTCGCCTACCAGGAGGGGCTATGCGCGATGCTCGCCGCCCGGCGCATGGCACCCGAAGCCCTGCCCCTGTTGCGCGAAATCGTGGACCGCTGCGATGTGGCCGCCACGCAGGGGGATGTCGAGGCCTACGCCCGCGAGAACATGGCGTTCCATGAGCTGCTGTACGCCAGTTGCCGCAATGAATTCCTGACCCGCGAGGTCACCATCCTGCGCAAGCGCTCGCAGCTGTACCGGCGCAACAACTTCCACCAGTCCGGCCGGATGACCGAGTCCGCGGCCGACCACCGGCGCATCCTGGAAGCGATCGAAAAGCAGGACGAAATGGCGGCGTTCCGCGCCGCGGTCGACCACATCGCCGTGGCCGGCAGGTCGTTCGCTGAATTCCTTATGACATTGCCCGACGAGTTCATTGCGGACACGAACCGGGCGGCATCCCTCCCATCCGAGGAAACCTAG